The region TTGTGGTTTTAATTAGTGGCCAGAGACCTACAAGCCTTCAGAAGGACCTCCGGCATCGAGAGACTCAGTGTCCTTCTATTTCTTCTCTATTATATATTTTACCACTTGCTGTTCCATACAAAAGATGATAAATTATGCTGCTCTAATTAATTTACAAAGAACATTAAAAGGTCCATTGAATTTCAAGAGTGTAGCCAGTGATGTTATGCTTTGAATGAAAGTTTCGGAATAAGCAAGGTTAGAGTCTTCTATAAATAAACCTGATACATTTTCCCATTAGTTTTGAACGATTTTGCTGTAGTTTCTTTCAGTGTTTGGTTCTGTCCAATAAGTATAGACCTTTTTTGGTTcatcccacttttttttttggacatttccACCATTGAGCTGATGAAAATAAAAGTATGAGAGGTGTATGAGTAGGAGTGAGGCTTGGAGGACAAACACATTAATGAGAGGGAGATCAATGAAGAATGCAGTGTAGAGAGCAGTCTGGTCAGCTAGGGCCCATCACTTTGTGATGTCATTCCCCTCTTTAACATGTTACCGCTCCTCGGGGTCAGTGTATGCTAATATGCAGCAGCTCATCCATCTCAGCTGAGTGACAGCTGTGAAAATGAGGGGAGAGCTTCAGAGAAGCTAGTTTACTTTAAGGCAAACATCATGGAGGGGGGGCAAGAAAGTGTAGGAAGACGGGCAGCTTTCtccacggaaaaaaaaaaaaaattctagaagaaaaatgaaatgacaggaaTGCTTTGGCTGACTAGACACCGGTAATTTGTCTGCAGGACATGTTCCAAATGTACTCGGAAAACCATTCTGGATTCAAATGCAAATCCCCATTCTCCTATAACCGTTTCCTCTCTTCCATCTTCAGCAGAACCCCACAAACACCTATCTCCACCACAATCCCCTATTCCACAcctctgtcatttcctctttcctctgccGCATGCATATTCTTCAatccaaaataaatacaaattgtACATGTAATATAATCCTTTCATTATAgcttcatttcctcttttcataACTTTCACTCCTCATCTAACCCCAATCAGTTGCACagtatcaacacacacacagacacacacacacacggagctcTATGCCTTTCCTCCCGGCTGTAGAGTTCTTCCCCGGGTGTGGCTGGGCAGCTGCCCTCGACAGGTGGAGCACGTGACTGTGAAACTCAAGTACGAGCTTGGCGTTACCGCGGTGCTGAACTTCCAGACCGAGTGGGACGTGGTCAACAACTCGCACGGCTGCAGACGCAACCTCTCTGAGTCCATGACTCCTGAGACCATGATGTATCTGTACAGAGACTGTGACATAGCGTACGTCTGGATCCCGACCATGGACATGAGCACTGAGGGTTCGTGTGTAAAATCTAAAAGAGGAGCTAACTgaacagcagcagagagaaatCTCAGTCCCAGTGCTAAGTAAGAGCCGTTAGGCTACTGAATGTCTTTAagtaatgtttttgttcagtaaAATATAAGTACAGGAACATGTGGATGAAGCTGTGAGAGCCTGTCCTAGCTGTGTCCTCATAACCATTAGAACTTTGAGGGCAGAGCGGggaaaaatcattcaaaataattCACTTTTGACACAGAGATGTCACTATGGCTCATTAAATTAAGATCAATTGAGCAATGCCGAGTTCCGCTCCTACTAGACTGTGAAGTCTCGAGTctaacagagagaagcagactcAGTTAAAAATGTTACCCTCTGCCTGTGGTCTGTCTTGTAATGTGATCCTTAATagtctttactgtttttttttttctgtgtctgttgccGTGTGCAGGTCGTGTGCGGATGCTACCCCAGGCTGTGTTCATACTCCATGGTTTGCTGGAGAATGGTCATACGGTCTATGTGCACTGTAATGCTGGCGTTGGCCGTTCCACGGCCGCTGTATGTGGCCTGCTCATGTACGTCATGGGCTGGAGCCTCAGGAAGGTTCAGTATTACCTCACCGCCAAGCGGCCAGCTGTGTACATCGATGAGGAGGCGCTTGTGCGTGCCAACAAAGACTTCTTGCACAAGTTTGGACGCCTACGCCCTCCCGCTGGTCTCTCTGAAGAATGAGAACAGCACCACCTAGAGTCAGGAAGGACTTACTGCCATATTTAGTAACAGAACAAGGCATACATAAACAGTTGGGTAACATCTTAATTAACATGAATGGTTATTATGGGTGTGTATCTACAAACAGGCCAAAGTGTCATTACTGGTCATGTGTTGTGAGACTCAGATGTGACATGTATTGATGAGATCCTTGTAAAGGTTATAGGAAATTGTTCTGAGCTACCACTGTTCAAATGatgcataaataaatgacagtaAAGAATTCTGCTCTTCAGAGAAATCTTTGACTTAAACCACAATGCTCATCACTTGGTGAAGGGCCAAATCTCACAATTTCCAGTTATGAAGCTTCTGCCTATTTCCACCTCTCTAGATTATTTTCAAATGGAATATTAAGGTAAGTAACCCAAGtaaagacatggcaaaccatTTTAATAGGTTTTTACCAAAAGCAAAGACTGTTTGCCTACCTGCTAAACATGGTATTCCCCCTAGCAGAAATGAGTAAGGAGGTTGATAGATTCTGAATTTCCTCTGAATTGGAATGCAAATTGATAATTATAATCTGGCCCTCTTTATTCCTAGTTTTGCTCATTCATTTCACCATAACTGGTTCCTACAAAGGCACCTTGAATTTGTCAACTGCTAATGTGGCAGCTATCTGGACACTGCAGCTTAATTTCTATATTTAATATCTCGCTCATTCATTTATGACCCTTCATGACATAACATTCCTGTTATATATTTAGTTCAGCAATTTCCGTGCCTTTATGGTTTCTACCCTTGAATCTGCAGCATGCTTTTTCTTTGAATACTCTCTTTTCAGCTTACTCATTGTCCTCTGGTGAAACCATCGTTATGGCCAAAGGactcttgtttctttctctctctttttttttctgaaagcacTGGTGGTCATAAGCTTTAGATATTATTAGGAGTATGACCTGATCGCTGTGCATTGTAGATAAAAAAATGAAGCTTGAGTCTAAgctgtaaatacacacagtcacagttgGTAAtaaggaaaatgaaataaacactgACTCGTGGAAGATGGAACCGGGATCTGAATCAAAGCTTCTCTTTGTTTCACGCACCTAAATCCACCATGCCTGAGAACAGGGTGAGAATATTACCCGTTCTGCTTTGATTGAAACTGTTCTTACTGGAAAATAAAAGCtgtttgaaatttaaatatcCTTCATGTCTTGTTCTGCCTAAAGGGCTATGCATGGTGTTGGTGCAGATAACGATCCTATAGAAGGAGTCTGAGAtggatacagagaaagaaaaaaaggaaatgatgaagagataaaaaaaaaaaaatgtccgagagagtgaaaaaagatgGAGTGAAATgatgtgagagagcagaggagatgtGTGAGCCTTATTATAAACTTCTTTTCCTTTGTGATAACTGAAAGAAAGatacaaactgaaaaagaaaagacagcatCTGACTCATTGCTGGCGTAATTTCACAGAGTAATGCTCACTCTGAGTAGTTCCTCCAAGGCCGAGGATAGCGTGTTCCAGCTATAGTATTTCCACTGAGTCAGAATAAAGCtataccgaaaaaaaaaaaaaaatcaaatgccaTTTCCGATAAagtaaatataaacaatattttcagacacaaaagtgacttttcttcttttgtctgttgTGAAAATTCCTCGCCTTCTCTCTCATACATTTAATAACAAAGCCTTTGAAAAGGCAAACTGCATTCAATGGTGGGATAATTTGTGTCCTTTTAAGAGGCTTTCGTGCATTTcttctttgtttgctttatcCGGATGCAGGTCCACCTCATGAATAGCTGAGCGGTAGCTTTTCCGGGGCCAATCTCAGACCTCGAAAATTCAAACAGAAGATGGAAAAATTACAGCTCTTCTTTTATGCAAAGTTTCTCCACTAAAGGGCTTTTTCTATGGAGTTCATCTGTTGTGCTATACTTCAAAGCAGACCAGAAGAGGATAGCATgtataatgatgtgtgtgtgtgtgtgtgtgtgtgtgtgtgtgtgtgtgtgtgtgtgtgtgtatgtgtgtgtgaaagagagaaagaaagagatggggaGACAGAAATGGATGTGTGCGAATTGGATTTGGAGGCACTGAAAAGCATAGAACACAGATGTTCAGGTGTGAATGATTCACTGAGTTTCTCCGTGAGAGATAAGCAAGGGAGTTTTCAAAAGGTCATGAACTTGGCTGACAAAATTAGAAACAGATTCAGGTGGCTCACACtaaagctgcacacacacacacacagacacacacttaattAAAAGTTCAGCAGTCTCAAAGGTTTCCCTCtgtcaaaatctctctctctctctctctctctctctctctctctctcttgtcatgGTGGCCAAACTACCATGGTGGCCACAGACTGGGTCTGCTCAGAATTTTAATACATAactcaaaacatgtttttttgttgttgttaatttaattaaatggGAACAAGGCCCAATGTCGAAGCACCTGATTCAACTCTTTGTATCCCCCTCTATTTATAAACCCAAGTggtttattttggcagttatctGTACTTAAATTCTGATTACCAAATATACAAATTACAACAAGCTGTACTTCCACAGTTATGTACTGAAGATATATACCATCATAATTTTTTATGCCTCAAACCTATGCATATTGACACAACTGCATTTATGGTTTAAGCCTGAAAATCTTGTTGATATTTTGGCTTCCTGACTTctgaagagtaaaaaaagaaaaagatctggGCTCGTGACAAAGTTAGGCATTGAGTAGCGGGACAACAGTTAATCTTTAAGGGTCCTTGTATTCACCTCGGTGTCTTACCATTTCAGTGTCGCCTCTCAATGGAGAAGAGCTAAGGCTTGGAGCACTGGCAACAGAATGGCAGGAACTGAAGAAgtaaagagatgaaaatgacGCTTTATGGCAAATCAGTGCATCGGTCTTTTCTCTCcgccctctctctgtttgttgtcCTCCTCCCTTAACGGTCGAAAATATTCATACCAAACTGCGTGCCGAACATTGTTTCAAAATACTTATCCCAGTGAGTGGACACCTTCACTTTGGCAAAATACAGATATTTATTGTCTTTCAACCAGAAAAattgccgtttttttttttttttgctgtagaaAATATACCAAACTGTATCCAAAACTGTAGTATATACCAAAAGAGGAGTTTTGTATTCTATCACACCCACCTTTTTCTGTGAGCAACACCTGTGCTGATTTTTCCTAttcaacaccacaacacacgaGCccattgttttaatgtgtctaAACAGTGTGATGTTCTTATCTGTTAACGGTGTGTGGTGAGGAAGCGAGTGGTGGGTAGATGGACaatgagcaggagagagaaggaaagaggatAAAATCTCTCTGTTTGGGGTGAGTCAGTTGGGCAGTTAAATGGATGCTCATGCTGAAGGCAACTCGCAGTGTGATTATATCATCTCTTCTGAAACATTTATAAGGttggaggagagagcagagaggcaACAATTGATAAAAGATAAATCATCAAGTTTGTTGTGGGAAAAAATTGACCCTGGaagtgaataaaaatgttttttttgtttttttgttttgttttttagagttTACAGTAGGATTGATTCAGCTCATTTTACATAGAAGGAGATGACTGTTAAAATCAATTATACGGAGACAagactgtgtttgagagaaaaaagagctcAATTACTACGTGTCTGTCAACTAAGCTTTGGCTCTAAAATCAACCTCCAACAATCAGCCATTGTTTTCAGCCTACCTACGGCTTAACTCTGAATCAAGCAATTTGAGGCATACTAATTAGTCAGATGTGCATGGAATAGGGaaacactgaatcactgaagTGCTGAATTTAGATATGATTACCGGGAAGTTTCTCTAGAGCACTAGACCCCTGAATTTCCTGCTATTAGGTCAAAGTAGTAACATGTTAGCCATAAGGGTGGGACTCCCAGGGACATTATTAACCACCCCTTATTCActtctgttgtgtgtttatagAGAGGCCATAGGAAGATGTATCAAAGAATCAGTCCCAGTATATCACCAAATATCTGCATTAATTCCCCCTTTTGCAACCTTGACATCGTGTTTGATAACCACAGTGTGGAGTGAGATCCACTGCAACCATCTAATCATTATGGAATTGACTATTGTTGCCATGGATGCAAGAACGTAATATTCTAAGTGATAGTTCTGTAATGGTGATTTGATGATTGATTTATGATGCACTTTCtgcatcataaaaaaaaatattcagaccCACCTGGGTCCCTATAGGAACTCTTCCTATTCCACACCAAAGCGATGCAGGATGTTTTCTCCACTCAGCAGCCCTTAACAGATTTACTGTACGGGaccaagagaaggagagtgtaGGCCCGTTTTTTGTCTACTTTCtgtaaaaggacaaaaagactTTTCAGGAACacatattttctttgttttcttcaataTGATTGCTGTATATTTTTAGCTCTAGCTTGTATTTCATTTGTTCTGGTCATCTGAAATTTGCCATAAATCTTCCAGCAGGCTCCATTAGCCCACAGGCAACTGGCCTGGACAGCTAttcatcataaaaataaaatgcttactttctctctctctccctctttctctctctcgctctctctcttcctctctgtctctctctcacacacacacacacacaagacttcGGTTCCACTTCTATTACCATTTTAGTACGTTTAGTGCCTATAATCTTTTCCTTCAGTGCCACTTGAGTGCAGCATTCTTGTAAaactctcgctttctttctgtctcagatACAAGTGCATCTCCTCTAACTCATCAATACACTTACCATTTACTTTCTTTCTCCGAAGGCTAGTCATTTTTCTGAGCTTTCAAATGGAGCCATCATGGGCATCATCCATCTCACATTGGGCTAAATTTGACCACACTCTCTAAGCTTACAGTCCCATGAATAACTCCGGTTGGGCTCTATAAATAAAGCTTACCCCAGCACTGTGTGGCTCAGCTCGGCTCAGAGGAGGAGTTTGCTATCCAGCACTAAAAAGAAGCCACGATGCCACTTAGCAATCAGTAAGCATTACCACACTAGTGTGGGCCTCAAAATAATATTTGCAGTTAAAAAATACATCAACcccttcttccttctttctatctttcttttcattctgttttttcctcattattgCAAGACCACTTTGATATCATGGTCATTTACATGTACACTGTAATACATATGACTTGTTAGGATATTAGATGGCCACTAAGATTTATGCTCACAGACACTATTGGGCCAATGGTTGGGTCTGTAGGTCAACAAAACGCACATATGTTGTGTAATAGACCGTCAGAATTGACTTTGTAATCAAACCTACTGATGTGCACTGTGTTTTGCGGCTGCAGATGAGCAACAGGTCTAAAAGCATAGGAGATTGGTTATGTTAAATGAACGTGTGAATGGATGTGAGAGATGACATTGTGTGTTAAAGATACACACAACCGATTGATGTGCACTGTATTTTGTGGTTGAAGGTATCGTTTTTTTCAtagataaaaatgttttcaaaatatgGACACGTCCGTAGTCCAATTTTATTGTCCATGTGTGTAACACTTGTacctttcattctctttcactgaCTGCAGTGTACAGAATCCCTCTGGTGACAACATGTTCATAATTAAGCGAAGTTACATTATGTAACCATGTGTTCTATGTCATCTTAGCCAACATGCAACTGCAGTTCTGCCATCAAAGGCCAGGAGGGAGACGTGGCGTGATAAAGGCACAACTAGAGGTTTTCCAAATATTATCCGCTTAATTTATACACTTTTCCCTGTAACAAACAAATCTGAGGAGCGAACACACTGAAATGGAGAattcataatgaaaaaaaaaacgaaactaTTTCATGAATCATATCGCTAACCACACCGAAAGTATGAAGGACATTAAACAAAACCCATCAGTCTTGCTATTTAAAATACAGTAACTGCAGTCCTCTAATACACAGCTACCACTGCCTGAGTCATAGAGAACCATAAAGCATCATGCCAGAGACTGACGACCATCAGTACCAACACTCACCGTTGAGCACCAGATTGCTGAGGCGTCAACAAGATCACAAAAATAAACCCTGAGAACCAGGGGCCTGAGGAACTGGAAGAGGGGTGAAGACTGTTCTGGTAATGCCATACTGATCTGAGGGATCGAAGCCAGGAGGTCCAGGTGGGACAGAGCTGTTCTCCGGTTCAGAGACAGACCTTACCTAAGTCTTTGAGAACAGCTCCGTTTATCGCTCGTCACCTGAGTCCACTACCACTGTTCACACCTCCTTTGGTGAATCACTTTTGCCCGATCTACACATTCTCTAATAATGCGTCTGTGAGTTCAAAATGAAGGTCCCTGCCCCTAAGaatctgtctgtggtgtatgaaTTTCAGTTTGCTGTTAATATACATCAGTAGCTTTGTTATTCAATTATGGCAAtggcagagaaaatgaaaaatgactaaaaaaaaatttcaaagtCAAAGCTACTTTCCTGGAACAAAATCTTAAGAGTTTcagatcacacactcacatggcaAGACATGGTTTGTAAAATCCTCCATGAACAAGAACACAGCCATCTCAAAAAGGTATAAAATAGCATAAAGCTAGACATTTTTACAACAAAGAACCCCATGTGGATCTGCATAACATGTGAAAGAGAATACAGCTGGGTCAACCTGCAAGTCAATGTCATTAATTCAATAATTCTGTCTACTGAAGCACTGCTTTTTCTGTTACttcatgtaaatatttaattatgGAGTACTTTACTGAAGAACTTTAGTAATCCATTGTCAATGCCTGTAACAACAAACCATTCATTTCTTCATTGGAATGAATTCATCTTAAACAGGGTGAATTCATTCAAAAGAATCCCATTCTTTTAAGATAAAGGGTGCAGTACAATTCTCCTGCTAGGGACAGATATATAGCCTACCTGTGCATAGTTTATGCAAAGATAACCATGTGAATGTTGCCCATTTAGCTGTTCATTTGGCTGATGTTAGCCTTACTTCCTAGTGAAAAATATCCGAGCAAATATGCCATTTTTGCcactaatgaaaaaaaaaaccaagtttAAATCTATGCTAGAACCATCTGGATTGAGACATCCAAACCGAGCAGTCATAATCTGGGGTGAAACTGTCTGGTTTTAAAGTACTGAGCAGATGTAAAAGCCCCTATTTTTGTGCCTCAAAGTTATGCGTACATCaatgtgtgtgggtctgccttTCTGTCAAACAGAGAGTTTTGGACGCTGAGTGTCTGGCTGCTGTTCGTTGAGGCGGCAGTTAGTTTTCAAGCCCCTCGCGCCCTGAATTCTCTCGCTAACGACGATAATCGAAGAGCAATGCCGTGTCACGAATCTCCTCGCGCGGGCTCCCCGAGGCTACACCGTTGTTTATTCAACTACTTTCCCGGCAGAGCACCGTTTGTGAGGGAGACGTGGGTAGATTTAGAGCGATGTTCTGATTAGCACAATTTATTGTGATGAGAGAACGCACACGAAGATAGAAAGGCTGCGTTTTATCTTTTGACGCAAATTTCCATCCCAGGGGGCTCAGTGACTTGATACGTGCATTCAAAAACATCAGTATTTAGAATTGCTTAGAGTTTAGCTTCTTCAAAGATCAAACTGATGTGTGCTGTTAAGTATTTTACCAACATGGAATAACTAATTGAACTCACGGATCAAAGTTACATTGTTCTGTTCTAGCACAGAAGTGTCTTGATCAGGGGCGTAATGCACCAACACTGGGCCCCAATGCAAGATGGTCAAGGTGCACCCCCAGCCCATATCACTTAACCAGAACACGTGGTGATGTAATGTCAATAGCGAACGGGAGAAGTATTTTGAAGCATGCAGCTTTAAAATGAGTGGCAACAGTGAAATGCACTGCACAGTTGACGCCACAATTATATTATTAGACCACTTGTAATAGGCAACAGACCACCGTACATTATAGGAAAGGAGAGACAATATATCAGTAGCCCACACTCACGGGCCCCCAATGTCACAGGCCCCAATTACCTGCTTACCCCTAGTTACGCCCCTGGTCTTGATGTTACTTATATGTGGTGGTTAACAACTAGAATAATGCTTCATTATGGGCTATGAAGTGGATTACCCTGGAAAGCACAGAACTGTATGAAATTGTCTGTGCTGTAGCAGACATTACACTCCTTTGTTTCTTTACCAGATCCCGTGGGATGCCATTTAGAAAGGCCTGCTGGTAGTCTATGTCCTGaggtaagtgagagagagctcttATCAGTGAAAATTGGAATACCCCCACATGCAAGACATTTGGGATTATCAAATGGGCATTCAATTCCAGGTACAccaatacataaacataaacaaaaaaattaatgtgATTGCACTCCCTAGATGTGTGTACATGGTCCTGAGAAAAACACGCTCAATTAATATGAAGTAGATGAAAAGACGACATGGAAATGGGCTATTACTGCAACACAAACTTGGAAAAATTAGAGCAAAAATGGAAACTACTAAAATTGAAATTGTGacagactgaataaataaataaataaataaactgtaccAAGTGGCTGTTACATATGAAAGAACActtcacagacattaaaatattttaatatattgttGTAGTTACTTTTTGAGGATTTCAAATACACCACTATTATTAATCTTAACATATGTGTGGATGTCAACAAGGTCACATTGTAGTATGCACTGACTCACATTCATGAAGCAGTATTAATACATATTGTGGGGCCTTGCATGGTGGAGAGAAGTCAATGGAGTTAAGTTACGTATTGGGTGAAGCAGCAGACAGCAAGATTCTGTAGGAAAGTGTTTTTTCTAACCATGAAGACCGGTCAGTCCTACACAGAACAGGAGCGGATGAGATCAGAGGGCTCTCTCCCAGCAGTTCTATGTCTGTATCACACTGGTTACGacattacagtcacattgcATCAGTTCAGTTCAAGCTTGGT is a window of Chanos chanos chromosome 10, fChaCha1.1, whole genome shotgun sequence DNA encoding:
- the epm2a gene encoding laforin isoform X1, which gives rise to MLFRFGVILTPERPDVEVFVLGSRPEMGHWDPHRAVRMKPTRTVVSTCEPCLWIGEVNLAEPYRDNAWFKFIKRVCGNYVWEGNGPHHDRCCVFDDSNVVDGVYCSPIGHWIEEGGHTNEMKHTTDFYFSVAGSQAMHFSKVLPRVWLGSCPRQVEHVTVKLKYELGVTAVLNFQTEWDVVNNSHGCRRNLSESMTPETMMYLYRDCDIAYVWIPTMDMSTEGRVRMLPQAVFILHGLLENGHTVYVHCNAGVGRSTAAVCGLLMYVMGWSLRKVQYYLTAKRPAVYIDEEALVRANKDFLHKFGRLRPPAGLSEE
- the epm2a gene encoding laforin isoform X2 codes for the protein MSHRIPYSAPIFRVLSDAERNGPHHDRCCVFDDSNVVDGVYCSPIGHWIEEGGHTNEMKHTTDFYFSVAGSQAMHFSKVLPRVWLGSCPRQVEHVTVKLKYELGVTAVLNFQTEWDVVNNSHGCRRNLSESMTPETMMYLYRDCDIAYVWIPTMDMSTEGRVRMLPQAVFILHGLLENGHTVYVHCNAGVGRSTAAVCGLLMYVMGWSLRKVQYYLTAKRPAVYIDEEALVRANKDFLHKFGRLRPPAGLSEE